A window from Mya arenaria isolate MELC-2E11 chromosome 9, ASM2691426v1 encodes these proteins:
- the LOC128246085 gene encoding uncharacterized protein LOC128246085, whose protein sequence is MMVPNNTTKPETFLFKDGYDIPVYGLANGMFYYIHIPAIVCLLASLSCAVATIVLSFKRRKAGEFFTKWSKGERLVVYISTCDGMFCASHLMDHLQILFTLDHVRPKELCAFYGFVMTVFVVAQILIVNVVAVHVFVMMFLNKKISFGKYDSCLIIWAFGVPIFGATVAATYEQFGPMGIACLYDAIKGHVANMVLTTIPVPVILVANIVLYILTFIRIRSDTLIRKYRFGTYANAVGRHIKAAKRMLMFVCAFVLQWWCFGLFGAWSLFVDNPLEIPEILNYFGVVFTNLGDVFNLVVYLLVLRNKSRQLMSKPQQIQNEKSDDLQELAVTIAKKQHNIPKSEREAILEMIKNARSTDV, encoded by the exons ATGATGGTGCCAAATAACACGACAAAGCCagaaacatttctgtttaaagATGGGTACGATATTCCAGTTTACGGGTTGGCTAATGGAATGTTTTACTATATACACATACCCGCAATTGTATGCTTACTCGCGAGTCTCAGCTGTGCAGTGGCAACCATTGTTCTGTCCTTTAAGCGTCGCAAGGCTGGTGAGTTTTTCACTAAATGGTCTAAAGGAGAGAGGCTTGTCGTCTACATTTCAACTTGCGATGGGATGTTCTGTGCCTCTCATTTGATGGACCATCTACAGATTCTGTTCACTTTGGATCACGTGAGACCAAAAGAGCTGTGTGCATTTTACGGATTTGTTATGACGGTCTTTGTTGTTGCCCAGATTCTCATCGTGAATGTCGTGGCTGTCCACGTTTTCGTCATGATGTTCCTGAATAAGAAAATTTCGTTTGGAAAGTACGATAGTTGTTTGATTATCTGGGCTTTTGGTGTCCCCATCTTTGGGGCAACGGTTGCAGCCACGTATGAGCAGTTTGGGCCGATGGGAATTGC ATGCTTGTACGACGCTATCAAGGGCCACGTGGCAAATATGGTGCTCACTACCATCCCAGTACCAGTTATTTTGGTTGCCAACATTGTGCTCTACATACTTACCTTCATCAGGATTCGCAGCGATACATTAATCCGCAAATACAGATTCGGCACATATGCGAACGCTGTTGGGCGCCACATTAAAGCTGCTAAGAGGATGCTAATGTTCGTGTGTGCGTTCGTATTGCAATGGTGGTGTTTTGGTCTTTTTGGAGCTTGGTCACTGTTTGTGGACAATCCATTGGAAATACCGGAGATTTTGAACTACTTCGGGGTCGTATTCACCAACCTCGGAGATGTCTTCAACTTGGTAGTGTATCTCCTGGTGTTAAGAAATAAAAGTAGGCAGCTCATGTCTAAGCCACAACAGATACAGAACGAAAAGAGCGATGACCTTCAGGAATTAGCAGTCACAATAGCAAAGAAACAACATAATATTCCGAAAAGCGAAAGGGAAGCAATTttggaaatgataaaaaacgCAAGATCGACAGATGTCTGA
- the LOC128246087 gene encoding uncharacterized protein LOC128246087, producing MVPNNTTKPETFLFKDGYDIPVYGLTNGMFYYIHIPAIVCLLASLSCAVATIVLSFKRGKAGEFFTKWSKRGRLVVYISACDGMFCVSHLMDHLQILFTLDHVRPKELCAFYGFVMTVFVVAQILIVNVVAVNAFVMMFLNKKISFGKYDSCLIIWAFGVPIFGATVAATYEQFGPMGIACLYDAIKGHVANMVLTTIPVPVILVANIVLYILTFIRIRSDALIRKYRFGTNANAVGRHIKAAKRMLMFVFAFVFQWWCFGLFGAWSLFVDNPLEIPEILNYFGVVFTNLGGVFNLVVYLLVFRNKSKQLMSKSQQIQNEKNDDLQELAVTIPKKQHIFPKSEREAILEMIKNAKSTDV from the exons ATGGTGCCAAATAACACGACAAAGCCagaaacatttctgtttaaagATGGGTACGATATTCCAGTTTACGGGTTGACTAATGGAATGTTTTACTATATACACATACCCGCAATTGTATGCTTACTCGCGAGTCTCAGCTGTGCAGTGGCAACCATTGTTCTGTCCTTTAAGCGTGGCAAGGCTGGTGAGTTTTTCACTAAATGGTCTAAAAGAGGGAGGCTTGTCGTCTACATTTCAGCTTGCGATGGGATGTTCTGTGTCTCTCATTTGATGGACCATCTACAGATTCTGTTCACTTTGGATCACGTGAGACCAAAAGAGCTGTGTGCATTTTACGGATTTGTTATGACGGTCTTTGTTGTTGCCCAGATTCTCATCGTAAATGTCGTGGCTGTCAACGCTTTCGTCATGATGTTCCTGAATAAGAAAATTTCGTTTGGAAAGTACGACAGTTGTTTGATTATCTGGGCATTTGGTGTCCCCATCTTTGGGGCAACGGTTGCAGCCACGTATGAGCAGTTTGGGCCGATGGGAATTGC ATGCTTGTACGACGCTATCAAGGGCCACGTGGCAAATATGGTGCTCACTACCATCCCAGTACCAGTTATTTTGGTTGCCAACATTGTGCTCTACATACTTACCTTCATCAGGATTCGCAGCGATGCATTAATCCGCAAATACAGATTCGGCACAAATGCGAACGCTGTTGGGCGCCACATTAAAGCTGCTAAGAGGATGCTAATGTTCGTGTTTGCGTTCGTATTTCAATGGTGGTGTTTTGGTCTTTTTGGAGCTTGGTCACTGTTTGTGGACAATCCATTGGAAATACCGGAGATTTTGAACTACTTCGGGGTCGTATTCACCAACCTCGGAGGTGTCTTCAACTTGGTAGTGTATCTCCTGGTGTTTAGAAATAAAAGTAAGCAGCTCATGTCTAAGTCACAACAGATACAGAATGAAAAGAACGATGACCTTCAGGAATTAGCAGTCACAATACCAaagaaacaacatatttttccGAAAAGCGAAAGGGAAGCAATTttggaaatgataaaaaacgCAAAATCGACAGATGTCTGa